The DNA sequence caactaataaataataaaacctattccttttgatatcataggcagtaaatggtattataaaaatacattttgctattttaacaacacttatccatttttcataattaacttaagcattaattaagtaaattcatgaaaaataccaaaattaattaaaaagcgaatctaactcttctaacACAGTTTATAATCTGTACtaagtcataaataattttctttgaattttctaagcaacctaggtatttttcataattaaaataagaaataacatcaataactgatgaaaaatacataatcgcctgaaaaattcaatctaccaatttAATAACAGTTTATATACCATAgcccatcatataaaataaatctagatttttctgagcaacctaagtatttttcataattaatctataaaatatactaaataattcacaataattccaaataaattcagaaaattatgaaacttcaccaagcaccttagaataaaataaggaatcaaaatatacaaaaatatctaagaaaaacaccTCAGAAATGGTCAGAACGTGGTCGCCGGCATTCTCGCCGGTTTCGTtgccggtaaagtgtaactttgtctccgattgctcttgaagcatcctttcgattggggaagctctccacagtgctcaggacctcaaaacgatcaagaaaagtggtccgagaaggcagatcggggtcgtcttcttcgttggcggtgtaccgtaTTTAATGGAGTTAAAATGTTGGATTTTtgttttggacgttaaagcttcgttttcttacgtcaaaaacaatccttagggtcccatgcactcaaatacaacctcccttgacccaagaacaagcttaacgttcgaattcgagtccaTATCCaagccgcacctttgaagcttcaaaaatggcgaatttcaaaacgacgacttccgccccttataccacgttaaaaagcttccttaggtcgtatataagtgatcccaaaccccaCTTTCACCCAGGTTGCGCTCCGCTTGAAGAAATGAAATTTTTCGgtatcgtatacgccgtatacgtgctctctTTCTCGTTGGTTCTCTTCGTTTTTGGTGTACGAAAATAGAgctcaaaacctaatttttatcgtgtttaaacccaagcaaaagATCACTTTGAACCGAAGTGGAACGATTCCCATTCAACAAAAATCTCGGTTTGTTACGGGACACAGTTATACATAATttcctatatgtatatatgcatACCAACaacgtaataataataataataataataataataataataataataataataataataataataataataataataacgttaataataataataataatattaatatttataataatataataatatcgagatatatatttattaggcattatgcacatgccaataatatcaaatattatatcatcatcaaaataatcccatacatatttaaatcaataaatatgtaaaataaaaaaaaatactctcagctaaataaaattacaaaaataccctttctgagttagcggatattacaattatcccccgctaaaagaaaatttcgtcccgaaattttactCAAATGATTCTGGATATTGTTCTCGCATATCAGACTCTAGCTCCCAAGTAGCTTCCTCAACCACACTGTTTCTCCATAGGACTTTCACCAAGGTAATTGTTTTATTTCTCAAAATTCTATCTTTTTGATCAAGAATCTTTACGGGGCGCTCATTGTAAGACAAGTCTTCCTGTACACCCAGTGTTTCATAGCTCAAAACATGTGATGGGTCTGACACATATTTCCGGAGTTGagatacatgaaatacattgtgCACCCCAGATAATGATGGCGGTAAAGCTATTCTATAAGCTACACTGCCTACTCTGTCCAATATTTGAAATGGACCAACATATCTGGGACTTAGTTTCCCTCTCTTGCCAAATCTCTTCACTGAGAGTCCTTTTCGTGGTGTCACTCGAAGAAACACATGATCACCCCCTTCGAACTCAATATCCCTCTGCTTCAGGTCTGCATAAGATTTCTGTCTGCTCTGAGCTGTGATCATTCTAGCCCTGATCTTCTGAATAGCTTCGTTGGTGTGctgaactgttgggttttatgccctaaataaaactcatttcaatataatcagatttacttattaatatagattagaaataacatttaatgttgcatggttcacatgatttatttcatgattatatgtacataatgtataaattcatctgaaacccttttcacatacttgatcctgtttattgtgccgtcaacacattggaaagtaaacatgactatgtgaataaagtttcctagatttatcagacatagggttttactgatatgataatctacaacagagtttacttgcatttggagaagtgttatgttctttccagagcattggttaaagtaaagctcaggttggatgcatggagtatgcatcggaagggaccgatattgaactttgacttagatttattaaacttactgtaatatctattcaagtcaatatcgcctagttgatcctagatcaaatgatcttaatcctgatatgattaggctcaatctcgagaggctattcgtgttctttgatttgttagttaagcctacttttaggtcagggtgatacgtacattttgggaacacggtagtgcaattgagtgggagcgctaacataaacatggaatctatagcttctatctcgcgaatagtaagcaaaggatgatcttcttcgagcttgaccaaacgaacataaatggtggagtactcatttcacataagctgaaatatcatttatacggggtcaagtgttttaaggaataaatacattgtagggtgtaacggtaatttaatccctttatagtgtagatcattcatatagaggatcattgatcacattatgattataacaatggataactaatgatgtgtctatatggtggaacatatagagcattctatatactgagagtgcaattctaagttctatgcgtggattcaacgaagaattaataagttagtgaattttagtgctaaattcttgatctatttattggaagctcggttatatagacccatgatccccgcactagttgagataatattgcttgtaagactcatataattagtttggattaatcaattataattctcaatttaaactatgtctatttgtgaaattttcactaagtaagggcgaaattgtaaataaagagttttaggggcatatttgttaattatgatactttgtatggttcaattaataaatatgataaatgaaaatattatttaataattatttatagttattaaatagttagaattggcatttaaatggttgaattagaaaattggcgtttttgagaaaatcagatgcagaaaaggtaaaactacaaaattgcaaaaagtgaggcccaaatccactagtatagggccggccacttttataggaattaacctctgatattttcattattttaatgccaaataattcaaatctaaccctagtggaatgctataaatagatagtgaaggcttcaggaaaaacacttttcttctgacacttctgattcagaaaaaactgagcctctctctctccctatctttggccgaacccactctctctttcttcttcaaaaatttcgaaattcttagtgtatgagtagtgcccacacacagcaagtgatacctcaatcatattgaggaagatcgtgaagaaagactttcaacaagaaggagtttcagcataaaagattcagagaaagagatctaggttcagatattgataatgctctgctacagaaaggaatcaagggctagatatctgaacggaaagagtcattatgttccgctgcacccaatgtaaggtttcctaaacgttatatgtgtttatttcatcgttttagaaagttcatatttagggtgttaataaaaatacttgtgagtagatctaagatcctggtaaaataaatttccaacaactggcctcagagccatggtaattgatttacttgcaagaaatttggactttaaaacgattgtttgtttgtttttggatggtatcatgttgtattgagtgttatttgatgattgattggtgtttgtaaattttcgttaaaaataattgaatatctgtttctggaattatttttattggatagtattgaaaaaattaagcaagttacttttttacggaactcaatttcgatttaatttgaattagttatgattttttgaagattcgaaaaaatcggagttgtgctgaaattttcctgcgatcgcgaaaactgtccgtacagctcataattttttcatttttcttcgatttttcatgctttttcatggaattaacttccgattttttgtgtagttctatatttatactattactattcctaattcaattctaatcatcatattgaattaatttaatattttttaaatttaattcaagatattagtgtaatttgaatttaaaaatagttaagtatctatcttttttgcttaataatttatcttatttttaaatttgattatatcttatcttatttttaaatttaaggtcagattttaaatttttttaattaaatctttttttttaaataatttgaccttatttaaatttaaaataagataactataatcatgtaattttaaatggatgtaagatattttgctaacttttaaattttgttattttatttatttaaattacatttaaaatctgaaaaagatattcatttatcttttttaattttttatttaatttttatttataaaataacatttaaattttaaaagtagttagcaaattttgaaatgatatttaggttggttgaaacctaatttttcaaaattgtaggtttaattttaaatttaaattttttttaattttcgaaatttcttttattttattttaaattttgaaaatataaatattttttttatttaattaaaaatttcgaaattaattatttaatttaaaattaaataaatcctacatccaactatccaactaaccttgttgcaggagtatgtgttttagcttgtgtgtaagttttcaaaacctattattacttgattgcaaatagccatggttacctttggccagatctattgatctgatggctcccttggtcaagataataatttgtaacatgtatatttacaaacttctttcatctgtgtatgacctagcaacatgataggacccatccaaagtgtgcctgtgtgagcctatgtgtttaattttattatagatgcatataggttgttgttgctaaataaaatatcatagttcttgatagattttatttaggcccatttagtttttgggcctattcaattaataacagttgttcattttaaggttaaattcctctcttttgggccttgtgtgagagttgggagccatagaagtgggtacgacatactgaacccagcaccccctcacatgaaccaccccaattgtgaaggcccatttgcctgatttgaataactgtactaggttaattaaactagtttaacctaataaaattgattagcaacataattaatttcatttattttgaaattaatttaagaaaattatagtttaaagaattctttattctaagctaaactatatgtattttcttgtatttaattaaatatagaattataaccatctagattctttctggagcttaatttaaatttttcatgaaatattcctatttaagttgatatttagttatctacaactaaccaacttaaatctgaatatcttttgaattttaaatttcaaaattaagttgaagaattttaggcattggttattaagattctttagatattttttaagttaatatcttttcgaatattaacttaaaatggaatatttttaaattaagtggttacaacttaatttctgatatttaattaaatttaaatttgaaaaatatttaagttctagatttttttttctaatacaacttaaattagatatttttttcaaattttgtggaaaagatacttaattaaataagatattttatagatagttatttctagactacttattatttctaatattaaataggaaaatattatacattgtgaaattaattatttatataattaattttggtacaatttattttaagtatatttttcctagtattaaactagagattaataattaagccttctctacacttaattattcatttcttgaatttaatacatttaattaatttgaaaaattaaatatctaagttgattttcatcatgatacttaaatatttctttttcatgacacttaattaaatagaaaattatttttagttgaaatttattttttcaactaaatttaaataattttcaaaatatatttttttctttattttattaatcaaatttcgaaataacATTTCTTAagtgctggaatttcgaattttatttgaaaaatagattaagttgtaaattaattatttattttaattaattcttggatcaacttaaatcaatgattttttcatttattgattaatttaaaataaattgaattaaaatatattattagaaatggaATTAATTAGtcgaaggaaaatctagataggtgatatttttgcttgaagtatttttctagtgtatttaattaaatagaaaattaatatttaagttgattttcatcatcatacttaaatatttgaaaattttcttatatatttaattaaataggaaaattatatttttttgttgtaaattaattttattaattaattttgggccaacattaaattagaataatttttccaggattaattttttattttaacatgcattttcgaaaattgtatccttgaatactttaatttttcgaaatgcaatatatatttatagaaaattaaatttgagttgtaaattaatttaaattaattttgtaacaacttaaattgaatatttttctaaatatttattggaaattattactaagatggaaataattcatatccatctaagtaaaatttataaatattaaattaaaatttatatttagaatttttcattctaaattggaaattttaattaataaatatatatatttagaataaatagattaaataaagagaatcaaagaaaatacaactctctttaaataatgagctttattattaagatattcgatctccattgtgggttttacaccgcgtttgttttagtgagtaatcctccctaatggaggaacgttcattagcaatttcgcaccgtttaacctcgcatgataagtagtttgtaagtgttttgtatggtatggatcaccctaatggtggcgaccatacttgacttgcaaattgcgaaacaatggtggaagctcataagatagaattgccttgactctcgcctaaacgggacaacgctgaattccaatcttgatcgaataaaaggttgctagaatgtttaacattttagacgagctggcaactctattcaatgaatggtagctttgactctcgcctaaacgggacactgatatcagtttgttgaaaaccttggaaattatttaggattgtatgttttagtattttcacttgtcattcctacttgctatatgcttataatttccgaattgtgtatgaatttatattgaaccatgttattttctgttattaagttgtagtttaatttcgaatcttcattgttggtctaacttggcttgtttatctaatgagataaatccctagtggattttcaccattagacatacataatagtgttagatctcgaaagataaatattgtatatgcgacatctagctgttcatcaattgatgacaccttagactagtatttttacgatatgaaacaagaagattttataaataagattactttgactttcgctaatcgaagcatcgttggattcttatttataaacgaaattatcctaattcctcttagcttattcatttcgaattagctttaaaacatatcattggatgaatggtctataaatcatttcatgtcattctatattttctcttaagaaattaaatgacgcatatgattataatcccgaaattctattctcaattgatataaatcctcaatcttagaaatctcctgcttgtatgggcaaatcagacttagaattaaattagtagtggtgatccaagaaagaattactcattatatttggttgaatttaagtctttgactttaattttagaatccaaacagaaattttcttatatttctatttccaggaagcaatacagttacacttttcaagtgtttaatatccatcttctattaatggattcaaactgtatggaatatgagttaggcattctgtgaccaggatccacatgcactattctaagaattctttgatgtaactaaacctatgtcatcaaaagacactaccacattttttttaatctatggcatttgtatcttgttcatagtggatttgacaagatcaatctctgcaaagagttaatatgcctatatccactgaaagtagttcatctcattcgcagatggatgtacattcaggggtggatatgagtttttcgttgtattcttcaaacgataactctagattataccttttagcaagaaatttgaaatatttgaaaaatttcattaatttctagcaatggttaaaaccattaaggtaagtggttaaagatcttgcgaactgataggggtggagaaatagttagtagatatgcagttcaaagagcattaaattgttttttgaattatatccaaacttacctccccagaaatttcgagttgcatgttgatgattagttactagtcgttgcctaattccttctatggtaatacaatttcagaatgatgtaatggttgtatacttaatgtaaatcattactagattcatggatgacctaattaaaatcttaagaaaagctagaactgttaaccatggtttgttagctattctaagtgattaggggtggaccatcccatagtcaatagataagaaagtgtttgttcaaacaaatactacttttctaagataatgactaagtctgaaaacaagtagcaaataaaggagatatttttcttgattccaaaagtgttctatcatcttatataacatatgatgatcccactgcctctgttgtcttgtcacaaccgaagagatcaataccatttagttttcttcgacataattcacggtaccttgtcgtagtgggagagtttctaggaactcaccttcttatgacttgggagacactagtgattaaaatccattgtgagtttaaacaagtaatggattgtcaagataagaaactaagaagaaagccaaaagaactatggtttaatccattcacatggaataacctaaagttttctattacaaggacataaaaggaaattttcgtttataagtccattcaatggacttaacaaaacttcctgttcctagtattataggtttgagtttatctaaacctatggcttgtggtatacctggtaattacttactctaatgcaagcaacttactttagtaagatgctgaagcattttctttctaatggcaatctatagaagcttcacaacttcttagacatagattttatttatctaaggaaaagtctcaactattccagaaaagataaagccatgaaagaatttcttatatcaacagtgagaggtcttagatatgcttttgtatgccttagaccagacacctgctgttgagtgggagtaatgagtagatatcagattaatcctggagaagaacattggaagacaatcaagtaaatcttaagattaagaagaggaactatatgttagtctataagggtgcgtttaaaactcttagactacaccatatcagatttcgaaatttgcctttgtgctagaaaatctttctgataagatggtgattactctgggggtggaatagtgattttggagaagtgtaaaaacctatctgaagtctctaggtctaccaggaagggactgaatgttaaagttacaggaaaggtacttattcagtctaaggaaagttctatacatctttggcaccattccaaattgccttaactactagtgttaatttcctgattaaccaaaagtagttgccaaaggtatgtatcaaatccagtatcccaagagagtagacatatagagaggaatttcacattatcaatgattttgtgattaaaggaagagtaatggtggagaaaaggttatgtttaattcaacctttcagatcctattacgaggagtttactactactacacttgatttgtatatcaaggtgttaagattatttgaaacgcactttttgttttatattagtgcaagtgggagtttgttgggttttatgccctaaataaaactcatttcaatataatcagatttacttattaatatagatcagaaataacatttaatgttgcatggttcacatgatttatttcatgattatatgtgttggaaattattttaccaggatctagatttactaacaagtatgttggattaacaacctaatatgaattctaaaacaatgaaaataaacacatataaagttagaaaaccttacagtgggtgcagcggaatattatgactccttccgttcagatctctagcccttgattccttcctgtagcagagcatcaccaagatctgaacctggatcttcttttctccgtctttgatgcagaaattccatagtcttccatactatgattgagataccacttgatgtgtgtgggcactactcatctcacaaggatttcgaaattttctctctttttctctcttgaatttcgtggcttatggcttcatatgatgtgcaagagaagagaacaagggctgctatgtatagggagaagggagagcacaactttccaaataaaacagtttccttaattactgtgtaatcaatcaactgccttatttagtgtgatccaccactttcctatttttgctaggttttgattagcaattacatgacaattaaaaaataaaaataataattgggaaacacaaagggagtgctcggccatagagggaaatgggcctcacttggattttgcagtttcctcaattttatttctatttctccaaaaatgccatttttccaattctaatcatttaaatgccaaaactaattatttaataactaaaatagattattaaataatattgtcatttaaaataattattaattagacatacaaagtctcttaattaataatttaacctagaaacccttttctttacgatttcatccttaaactgtgagaattcataaagtagacatagtctaacttttagaattataattgattaattaaaatcaattaactgagtcttacaagcagtatggcctcaactagtatggggaccatgggtctatataaccgagcttccaataagtcgaaccgaatttaccaagtaaattccctaacttattaattcctcattgaatccacacttagaacttggaattgcactctcagtcatatagaaacgctctatatgttccccgatatagacacgtcattagttatccattgttataaccctaatgtgatcaatgatcctctatatagatgatttacactgtacagggattaaattaccgtaacaccctacaatgtattttatccttaaaacacttaaccctgtataaatgatatttcatctaagtgaaatgagatctccaccatttatcttcgttttgttaagctcgaaggaaatcatcctttacttctatttgccaaatagaagctatagattccatatttatgttagcgctcccccactcaattgcattaccgtgttcccaaaatgtacgtatcaccctgatacaaaactaggcttaactaacaaatcaaagaacacgaataacactcttgagattgagcctaaccatatccggatttcgatcatgtgatctaggatcaacttatgatattgaattgaatagatgtttacggtaagtttcaaaatctaattcaaagttcaatatcggtccattccaatgcatactccatgcatccgatactggtaaactttgccaatgtcctgtaaaggacataacacttttccaaggtgtaagaatacctatcgctgattataccatgtcagtctaaatccagtgttctgacaaatcagggaataaacttttgaacatataataaagattatattccactgtgctgacaacactataatctttaacaaactcatatgttctggacttaaaaagaattcatacattatatacatataatcatgaaataaatcatgtgaaccatgcaacataaaatgttatttctgatctttattaataagtaaatctgattatatgaaatgagttttatttagggcataaaacccaacaatatgtacataatgaataaattcatctgaaacccttttcacatacttgatcctgtttattgtgccgtcaacacattggaaagtaaacatgactatgtgaataaagtttcctagatttatcagacatagggttttactgatatgataatctacaacagagtttacttgcatttggagaagtgttatgttctttccagagcattggttaaagtaaagctcaggttggatgcatggagtatgcatcggaagggaccgatattgaactttgacttagatttattaaacttaccgtaatatctattcaagtcaatatcgcctagttgatcctagatcaaatgatcttaatcctgatatgattaggctcaatctcaagaggctattcgtgttctttgatttgttagttaagcctacttttaggtcagggtgatacgtacattttgggaacacggtagtgcaattgagtgggagcgctaacataaacatggaatctatagcttctatctggcgaatagtaagcaaaggatgatctccttcgagcttgaccaaacgaacgtaaatggtggagtactcatttcacataagctgaaatatcatttatacggggtcaagtgttttaagaaataaatacattgtagggtgtaatggtaatttaatccctttacagtgtagatcattcatatagaggatcattgatcacattaggattataacaatggataactaatgatgtgtctatatggtggaacatatagagcattctatatactgagagtgcaattctaagttctatgcgtggattcaacgaagaattaataagttagtgaattttagtgctaaattcttgatctacttattggaagctcggttatatagacccatggtccccgcactagttgagataatattgcttgaagactcatataattagttttgattaatcaattataattctcaatttagactatgtctatttgtgaaattttcactaagtaagggtgaaattgtaaagaaagagttttaggggcatatttgttaattatgatactttgtatggttcaattaataaatatgataaatgacaatattatttaataattatttatagttattaaatagttagaattggcatttaaatggttgaattagaaaattggcgt is a window from the Cannabis sativa cultivar Pink pepper isolate KNU-18-1 chromosome 1, ASM2916894v1, whole genome shotgun sequence genome containing:
- the LOC133035141 gene encoding uncharacterized protein LOC133035141; this translates as MITAQSRQKSYADLKQRDIEFEGGDHVFLRVTPRKGLSVKRFGKRGKLSPRYVGPFQILDRVGSVAYRIALPPSLSGVHNVFHVSQLRKYVSDPSHVLSYETLGVQEDLSYNERPVKILDQKDRILRNKTITLVKVLWRNSVVEEATWELESDMREQYPESFE